The Streptococcus parasanguinis genomic sequence CCAAAATCCAGGGGTAGACGTGGTCCTAGCAGAGAAACTCCCTTGGTTGGCCCAGCATTATCCAGATCTACCGATTATCGCCAATGTAGCTGGCTTCTCTAATGAAGAGTATGCAACGGTATCGCGGAAGATCTCGCAAGCGCCAAATGTCAAGGCCATCGAGCTCAATATCTCTTGTCCAAACGTAGACCATGGCAACAATGGCCTCTTGATTGGGCAGGTCCCTGAGTTGGCCTATGCGGCAGTGAAAGCAGCGGTAGATGCGTCCTCAGTCCCTGTCTATGTCAAGTTAACGCCTAGTGTAGCAGACATCACGCAGGTCGCAAAAGCAGCAGAGGATGCAGGGGCGACTGGCTTAACCATGATCAATACCTTGGTGGGCATGCGCTTTGACCTCAAGACTGGTAAGCCCATCATTGCCAATGGAACCGGAGGCATGTCGGGTCCAGCTGTTTTCCCAGTTGCTTTGAAACTCATCCGCCAGGTTGCTCAATCCACTAAACTTCCGATTATCGGAATGGGAGGTGTGGATTCAGCAGAAGCAGCCATTGAAATGATGATTGCAGGAGCCTCTGCGATTGGAGTTGGAACCGCTAATTTCACCGATCCTTATGCTTGTCCAATCATCATCGAAGATCTGCCACAGGTCATGGATCGCTACGGTATTGACACCCTTGAGAACTTCCGAAAACATGTACGGGAAAATCTACTGTAAATCCTTGACTTTTCCCAAATATCGTACTACAATAAATAAAAACCTTTAAAGTAGTCCAGAGAGGCTCCTAAGGTCTAGACGGTGAATCATGGTAGTTGTTCCTACCTAATTTTCGTGTAACCTTGCCTCGGGCAAGGTTTTTTTGTAGATAAAATGATCAATCAAAAAAGGAGTAATCCATGCGTGAAGAACGTCCTATTATCGCCCTTGACTTCCCAGCTTTCGAGGATGTCAAACACTTTTTAGAGCATTTTCCAGAAGACGAAAAATTATTTGTAAAAATCGGAATGGAATTTTTCTATGCAGTTGGTCCTGAAATTGTACATTACCTCAAAGGGCTTGGACACAGTATTTTCCTTGATTTAAAATTGCATGATATCCCAAATACAGTCAAATCAGCCATGTCCGTACTGGGGACTTTCGGAGTAGATATGGTGACGGTCCACGCAGCCGGTGGTGTAGAGATGATGCGCGAAGCCAAGGCAGCTCTTGGTGAAGGGGCTAAGTTGGTAGCCGTGACCCAGTTGACTTCTACCAGTGAAGAAGACATGCGTGATTGCCAAAACATCCAAACAACGGTCCAAGAATCTGTAGTTAATTATGCTCGCAAGGCCCAAGAAGCAGGCTTGGATGGCGTTGTCTGTTCAGCCCATGAAGTAGCCTTGATCAAGGATGCCACTTCATCAGACTTTGTCTGTGTCACACCAGGGATTCGTCCTGCTGGAGCTGAAATTGGTGACCAAAAACGTGTCATGACTCCACAAGAAGCCCATAAAATTGGATCTGACTATATTGTCGTTGGACGTCCAATCATCCAAGCAGAAAACCCATGGGACGCTTACCATGAAATTAAGAGACAGTGGAATGCGTAAGAGCTACTAAAAGTGAAACTTTTGTAGCTCTACGGAAAGTCCTATGGGACCTTTCCTAACGCATTCACTAGATTTAGAGTATAAAAATAATCGTTTTATCCTCTAAATCGTCGGAATACCAATCGCTACTAAAAGTGGGATTTTTTGTAGCTGTACGGGAAGTCCTACGGGATCTTCCCTAACGAGTTCACTAGATCACAGAAGAGAAAATGATCGTTTCTCTTCTGTAATCGTCGGAATAATCGGAGCCCGATAGGGCCTTCTCTAAACTATTCACTAACTTAGTTGAAAGAAAATTATCGTTTCTTTCAACTAAGTGTCGGAACTTAAAAAGTCCATGGGATCTTCCCTAACGCGTTCACTAACCTGTAATGTTGTTGTTTAAATCTAAAAATGATTTAATTCGTATATGATTAAAATCGTAAAAAAGGAGTCGTCATGTCATTAGCTAAAGATATTGCTAGCCATCTTTTGAAAATCGAAGCGGTTTATTTGAAACCAGAAGAACCTTTTACTTGGGCATCTGGGATCAAGTCCCCAATTTATACCGATAACCGTGTAACCCTCGCTTATCCTGAAACTCGTACCTTGATCGAAAATGGATTTGTAGATAAAATCAAGGAAGCTTTCCCTGAAGTAGAAGTGATTGCAGGTACAGCAACTGCAGGAATTCCTCACGGAGCCATTATTGCGGACAAGATGAATTTGCCATTTGCCTACATCCGTAGCAAACCAAAAGACCATGGTGCTGGAAACCAAATTGAAGGCCGTGTACCACAAGGTCAAAAGATGGTCGTAGTGGAAGATTTGATTTCTACTGGTGGATCTGTCTTGGATGCTGTCGCAGCTGCCAAGCGTGAAGGGGCGGACGTTCTTGGTGTGGTTGCCATCTTCACCTACCAATTGGAGAAAGCCGATAAGAAATTTGCGGAAGCTGGCGTTCAACTTGAAACCTTGTCTAACTATACAGAATTGATTCATTTGGCAGAAGAACAAGGTTATATCACTTCTGAAGGTTTAGAGTTGTTGCACCGTTTCAAGGAAAACCAAGAAACTTGGCAAAATAAATAATAGGACGGAAGCGTTTCTAACGCTTCTTTTTTATACTATTTTCACTAGTTGGTGGTTAACTTGAATCTCAAAGTAAAATCCGGTATGATAGTAGTAATTGTTTTTATGGATGAAGGAAAAACTATTTTTAAGGGAGAATAAGATGACAAAAGAACATTATTTGCAAGTGAAGAAGCAGGCTCGGGTCTGGTTTACCGTCAATATCATCATCAGTTTGATTGCTATTGCAGGAGGAATTTTAGTGGTCATTAGTAAATCACGTCATATCCCATTTTTATTGATGGCCTTGGGGGCACTGACTTTGATGAACCAAGTCTTGGTTACCCCCGCTTTCAACGCCAAAAAAGAAGCTGAGGAAGAACATCCAGAATGGAAGAGCTTGTCTACTAAAGATACTAAACTTCCTGTGGAGAATCTGCAGAAAGGGGTTTTGGTATCAGCTGCGGCTCTTCTGATTGTCATTATTGGTTTCTTCATGTTCTATCGTCCTCTTCCGACAACAGACGCAGGAACTGAAGTGATCAAAACCTATCGAGAGATTCAGTCTGTTCCAGAAAGTTCGACAGAAAAAGAATCTAACTCGATCTCCAATTTGACTCCGAAAGATGTTCAAACCTTACAAGAATTGAAAGAAGAAATCGAATCCAATGCCCCATCAGATTCAAACTCACTAGATATAAACAAAGCAAAAGATCTTGCAGAAAAAGCGCAGCAACAGAATTGGTTGAAAAGGGGAGAATAAAAATTTTTTCAAGGGATTTGAAACCAACTAGTTTATGTGAAAAGGTAAAAAATTAATGACAGTAACAATATTCTGGCTTAGTTTGGGCATTCTGACACTTATTTTCCTGATCATGCTGCTTATCTTTTACACCTTGTATCGCCGTGAAATAAAAGTGAAAACAGAATCTACCGCAAAAGTTATGGGAGAAGTAGTTGCTTTTGATTCCCAAAATCAACTGCTTATTTCTCTGCCTGTGGTGGAGTATCAAGTCGAGGGTGAAAGATACCAGAAGAACTTTACCTACGCTTATTTTAGAGAGACTTCTTCTAAGTCAAGACAAACCAATGTTTTCGATAGAACCTATGTTCTTGGAGCCGGCAAAAATCTGGATTTGCGGATGATATTCCCAATTGGGTCTCCTATGACAGTTTTTTATAATCCAGTCGATCCACAGCTTGGTTTTGTCGAACGATATGCCGGCTTAGTCGGTTTCTATAAAATCGGAATGATTCTAACGGTTGGAATTTATCTTGGGTTAGTATGTATTCTAGCTTTGTTAGGTTGAATTGTTCCGACCTATCTGAAATAAAAAGCACATTCATATATGTTTGGTTGAATGAGAGGATTTTCAATGATCAAAAGAGGTCAATGTTTTAATATCAGTTTGAATGGGAAAAGGCCACTCTGGGGGTACTTTTTGTTGGTGACAGATCAAGGGGAAGAATTCATCGTCAAACGCAATTGTAAAATCCCTTTCGACAAGTACCGAAAAGTGTACCAGACCAACCATTCGTTTAAAGATCAAATTTTTTCAAAGAAAGCACCAGCAAATATTTATTCTTTGATTGGTGTTCCACTAGGCCTATTATTAGCAAGGACATTTATAAAGATCCTTCCCATGGACCTTTTCTTTGGGAAAGCAAATCTTGATTTGAATGTTAGAGAAGGGGCGATAAATGTCTTTTTGTTTCTATTTGCAGTTATGATCACTTTATGGCTGGTCGCTATTGCTAGATATGTGCAGTTGAAACGGTTTGTTAAGAAAAATGAAGCAGAACTAGTATTTGTTGGTCAGATAAAACCAGTAGAGTATCTTCAAAAAACAGCAAATGGAATCGAGGTGTGGTGAATGCGAAAAATAAGAAAACGTCAATTGTTTGCCCTGGTTTGTTTAAGCATGATAGTCCTGTTTTTAGCATATTTTGTTCAAATGCGCTTGTTTTTGGGATTGATTTTATATTTGTTGGTCGTTCTCTTTTATAGAGGCCTTGAATTCACAGAGCCTCGGGAAATTGAGTTTGATTTTAAGGAAGATCCTAAAGATTAAAGATTATTCCCCAACCTTAATGATTTCCTACCACCCCATAACAGCAGAAATGCTGTTTTTTTGATATAATGGACCTATGTTATCGAAAAGTAAACGTATTCTATTTGGGATGCTTCATGTTGTCATGTTGCTAGTGATGGTCCACTGGTTCTTGATCAGTGTGATCTATCTGAGAGAGATTTCATGGCTAGCCATTTTAGGTGCTGGATTGCTATTTCTGCTAGCCTGGCTGAAACGCGATGGGCTAAAGAGTGCCTTTGCTTGGTTGACTCGGCACAAAAAAGGCTTCTTGCTTGGTGCCCTTGTCTTTCAGGTGATTGTCATGGTCTGTGCGGAGCTCTTTATCCGTCGGGATGCTGCGGTTGTTTTCAAAGGGGCTTTTGATCTTCTTAAGCAATCTTCCATCACCAACTACCTCAGTCGCAATCCCAATAACATTCCGCTCTTTCTTTACGAGAAGTTTTTCTATGTCTTATTTGGCTCTAGCGGTCTGTGGGTCATGCAGGCTCTCAATATCCTCTATGTCAATCTGGGTGCAGTCC encodes the following:
- a CDS encoding dihydroorotate dehydrogenase; this encodes MTSNRLAVSLPGLDLKNPIIPASGCFGFGQEYAKYYDLDLLGSIMIKATTAEARFGNPTPRVAETPAGMLNAIGLQNPGVDVVLAEKLPWLAQHYPDLPIIANVAGFSNEEYATVSRKISQAPNVKAIELNISCPNVDHGNNGLLIGQVPELAYAAVKAAVDASSVPVYVKLTPSVADITQVAKAAEDAGATGLTMINTLVGMRFDLKTGKPIIANGTGGMSGPAVFPVALKLIRQVAQSTKLPIIGMGGVDSAEAAIEMMIAGASAIGVGTANFTDPYACPIIIEDLPQVMDRYGIDTLENFRKHVRENLL
- the pyrF gene encoding orotidine-5'-phosphate decarboxylase, which translates into the protein MREERPIIALDFPAFEDVKHFLEHFPEDEKLFVKIGMEFFYAVGPEIVHYLKGLGHSIFLDLKLHDIPNTVKSAMSVLGTFGVDMVTVHAAGGVEMMREAKAALGEGAKLVAVTQLTSTSEEDMRDCQNIQTTVQESVVNYARKAQEAGLDGVVCSAHEVALIKDATSSDFVCVTPGIRPAGAEIGDQKRVMTPQEAHKIGSDYIVVGRPIIQAENPWDAYHEIKRQWNA
- the pyrE gene encoding orotate phosphoribosyltransferase; this translates as MSLAKDIASHLLKIEAVYLKPEEPFTWASGIKSPIYTDNRVTLAYPETRTLIENGFVDKIKEAFPEVEVIAGTATAGIPHGAIIADKMNLPFAYIRSKPKDHGAGNQIEGRVPQGQKMVVVEDLISTGGSVLDAVAAAKREGADVLGVVAIFTYQLEKADKKFAEAGVQLETLSNYTELIHLAEEQGYITSEGLELLHRFKENQETWQNK
- a CDS encoding DUF3592 domain-containing protein, translated to MTVTIFWLSLGILTLIFLIMLLIFYTLYRREIKVKTESTAKVMGEVVAFDSQNQLLISLPVVEYQVEGERYQKNFTYAYFRETSSKSRQTNVFDRTYVLGAGKNLDLRMIFPIGSPMTVFYNPVDPQLGFVERYAGLVGFYKIGMILTVGIYLGLVCILALLG